A region of Selenomonadales bacterium 4137-cl DNA encodes the following proteins:
- a CDS encoding FAD-dependent oxidoreductase, translating into MHDIIIIGGGPAGMTAAVYAARKMLDTLLLTKDLGGQMMWTRDIENYLGFQYISGPELIGKFEEHVRHYPTNIVYEEVTELERSADGIFIVHCGDKEYRAKTVVIASGKRPRRLGIPGETEYTGRGVGYCATCDGPLYAGKAVAVVGGGNSALQAAIELAAIASQVYLVVRGGIKADPVVVEKLQTTRKIEVLRGYVARGIYGGETVEKFVVAAGEGKERNLAVQGVFVEIGLDPNTEFVAGLTDLNEYKEIEVDCRTATGVPGLFAAGDVASGPDKQIIIAAGDGAKAALVAYEYLLHNF; encoded by the coding sequence ATGCACGATATCATAATAATCGGCGGCGGGCCGGCCGGAATGACGGCCGCGGTTTACGCCGCCCGCAAGATGCTGGACACCCTGCTCCTTACAAAGGATCTCGGCGGCCAAATGATGTGGACGAGGGACATAGAAAACTATTTGGGTTTCCAGTACATTAGCGGGCCGGAGTTGATCGGCAAATTTGAAGAACACGTCAGGCACTATCCGACCAATATAGTTTACGAAGAAGTCACCGAGCTTGAGCGGTCAGCCGACGGCATTTTTATCGTCCACTGCGGAGATAAGGAATATCGGGCCAAGACGGTGGTGATCGCCTCCGGTAAACGCCCCAGGCGACTTGGTATTCCGGGTGAAACAGAATATACCGGGCGCGGGGTAGGCTACTGCGCCACCTGTGACGGACCGCTTTACGCCGGCAAGGCGGTGGCGGTGGTGGGAGGCGGCAACTCCGCCCTGCAGGCGGCCATCGAGCTTGCCGCCATCGCCAGCCAAGTCTATCTGGTGGTGCGCGGCGGAATCAAGGCCGATCCGGTCGTTGTCGAGAAGCTGCAGACGACCAGAAAAATCGAAGTCTTGCGGGGATATGTCGCCCGCGGCATCTACGGCGGGGAAACGGTGGAGAAATTCGTAGTGGCAGCCGGAGAAGGGAAGGAACGGAATTTGGCGGTCCAAGGGGTGTTCGTTGAAATAGGTCTCGACCCCAACACCGAGTTTGTCGCCGGCTTGACCGACTTGAACGAATACAAGGAAATAGAGGTGGATTGCCGCACGGCGACCGGTGTGCCCGGCCTGTTCGCCGCCGGCGATGTGGCCAGCGGGCCGGACAAACAGATAATCATCGCGGCCGGCGACGGCGCCAAGGCGGCGCTGGTGGCTTACGAATACCTGCTTCACAATTTTTGA
- a CDS encoding xanthine dehydrogenase family protein molybdopterin-binding subunit — MAEHRVLGKSVLRQDAVDKVTGAAQFVDDIQFGPTLLHVKILRSPHPHARVVSVDTAEAEKVPGVKAIVTGRDCRSYIGLYLADRTVYATDKVRFVGEPVAGVAADSVEAASKAVNLIKVEYQPLPGVFDPVSGALGREGLLHENPSASDLWWQGLPCIVTKSPGALLHEHLGEYQCAPFIHPVPGTNISNHFKLRKGDVDRGFAAADVITENVYTLPHIQHSQIEPHSAVAHFDRAGKLTLWASSQSPNAVRKLIATAFELPMSKIRVITPYVGGGFGGKAGVTCEALVVPLAKRLPGYHLKLTLTREEVFQATFVRQALVARLKTGADRTGRLVAMEAELFWDGGAYTEYGVNITRSGGYCSSGPYEIPNIKTDSYCVYTNHPVGGPMRGFGMPEIHWGIEQQMDILAAKLGMDPLAFRRMNALREGRPGAFGGAMEGATLVDTIDAVAAKCGWGTPLPPASAPHKARGRGIACMYKAPSMPPNAQSSAILKLNEDGSVHVLTTAMEIGQGSLTALAQIAAEELGVAADKVVVTLPDTDYTPYEWQTVASRISYSAGNAVLAAARDAKTQLLAVAAQVLEIPAAELVIEDGQIFPPAKPTRKLAISDIAMGYLLPEGAIGGPVIGRGSFIPAGITGLDKDTGQGDKPAAFWTYGTQVADVEVDTKTGEITVLKVTAAYEVGKVINPAMAKGQVQGGIVQGLGSALYEHLVLSEGKYLNGDFVDYKIPTATDTPEMDVILLETSPQADGPFGIKGIAEPTMVPTAPAIANAVYNATGVRINDLPLAAEKVLAALMKQQTRGK; from the coding sequence ATGGCTGAGCACCGGGTGCTGGGGAAAAGCGTGCTGCGCCAGGACGCGGTCGATAAGGTCACCGGGGCGGCCCAATTTGTCGACGATATCCAGTTCGGGCCCACCCTGCTCCATGTCAAAATTCTCCGCAGTCCCCACCCGCATGCGCGGGTAGTCTCCGTCGATACCGCCGAAGCCGAGAAGGTGCCGGGGGTGAAGGCCATCGTCACCGGCCGGGACTGCCGGAGTTACATCGGACTCTATCTGGCCGACCGCACGGTCTACGCCACCGATAAAGTCCGCTTTGTCGGCGAGCCGGTCGCGGGCGTCGCCGCCGACAGCGTCGAAGCCGCCAGCAAAGCGGTCAACCTCATCAAGGTCGAGTACCAGCCGTTGCCGGGCGTGTTCGACCCGGTGTCGGGCGCTCTCGGCCGCGAAGGCCTGCTGCACGAGAACCCGTCGGCGAGCGACCTGTGGTGGCAGGGCCTGCCCTGTATCGTCACCAAGTCGCCCGGGGCGCTGCTCCACGAGCACCTCGGCGAATACCAATGCGCTCCCTTTATCCACCCCGTGCCCGGCACAAACATCTCCAACCACTTCAAGCTGCGCAAGGGGGATGTGGACCGTGGCTTCGCCGCGGCCGACGTCATTACGGAAAACGTCTACACCCTGCCCCATATCCAGCATTCCCAGATCGAGCCCCACTCGGCGGTCGCCCACTTCGACCGGGCCGGAAAACTGACGCTGTGGGCCTCCAGCCAGTCTCCCAACGCTGTCCGCAAGCTCATCGCCACCGCCTTCGAACTGCCGATGAGCAAGATCCGCGTCATCACTCCCTACGTGGGGGGCGGCTTCGGCGGCAAGGCCGGGGTGACCTGCGAGGCGCTCGTCGTGCCCCTTGCCAAGCGGCTGCCCGGGTATCACTTAAAACTGACGCTGACCCGCGAGGAGGTCTTCCAGGCCACCTTCGTCCGCCAGGCGCTGGTGGCCAGGCTGAAAACGGGGGCGGACAGAACCGGCCGCCTCGTCGCCATGGAGGCCGAACTTTTCTGGGACGGCGGCGCGTACACCGAATACGGCGTCAACATCACCCGCAGCGGCGGCTACTGTTCGTCCGGACCCTACGAGATACCCAACATCAAAACCGACTCCTACTGCGTATACACCAACCATCCGGTAGGCGGGCCGATGCGCGGCTTTGGCATGCCCGAGATCCACTGGGGCATCGAGCAGCAGATGGATATCCTCGCCGCCAAGCTGGGGATGGACCCGCTGGCCTTCCGGCGCATGAACGCCTTACGGGAAGGACGGCCAGGCGCGTTCGGCGGGGCGATGGAAGGGGCGACGCTTGTCGACACCATCGACGCCGTGGCCGCGAAATGCGGCTGGGGAACCCCGCTGCCGCCGGCGTCGGCGCCCCATAAGGCCCGGGGCCGGGGAATTGCCTGCATGTACAAGGCCCCCTCCATGCCGCCCAACGCCCAGTCGTCGGCGATTCTCAAGCTAAACGAAGACGGCTCCGTCCACGTTCTGACGACTGCCATGGAAATCGGCCAGGGTTCGCTTACCGCGCTGGCCCAGATCGCCGCCGAGGAACTCGGGGTCGCGGCCGACAAAGTCGTCGTAACCCTTCCTGATACCGACTACACGCCCTACGAGTGGCAGACGGTCGCCAGCCGCATCAGCTACTCCGCCGGCAACGCCGTTCTCGCGGCGGCCAGGGACGCCAAAACGCAGTTGCTCGCCGTGGCCGCGCAGGTGCTGGAAATTCCGGCCGCCGAACTCGTCATCGAAGACGGGCAGATATTCCCGCCGGCCAAGCCGACCCGCAAGCTCGCGATCAGCGATATCGCCATGGGCTACCTGCTGCCCGAGGGGGCTATCGGCGGCCCGGTCATCGGCCGTGGGTCGTTCATCCCCGCCGGCATCACCGGCCTGGATAAAGACACCGGCCAGGGTGACAAGCCGGCCGCTTTCTGGACCTACGGCACCCAGGTAGCCGACGTCGAGGTGGACACCAAAACGGGGGAAATAACCGTTCTTAAGGTTACAGCCGCTTATGAAGTTGGCAAGGTGATCAATCCCGCCATGGCCAAGGGGCAGGTGCAGGGCGGCATCGTGCAGGGACTGGGGTCGGCGCTGTACGAGCACCTCGTGTTGTCCGAGGGCAAGTATCTTAACGGCGACTTCGTCGATTACAAGATCCCGACAGCCACCGACACCCCGGAAATGGACGTCATTCTCCTGGAGACATCGCCCCAGGCTGACGGACCCTTCGGTATAAAAGGCATCGCCGAGCCCACCATGGTGCCGACCGCCCCCGCTATCGCCAACGCCGTTTACAACGCCACGGGCGTGCGCATCAACGATCTGCCGCTGGCGGCGGAAAAAGTGCTCGCGGCGCTGATGAAGCAGCAGACACGCGGAAAATGA
- a CDS encoding DUF2877 domain-containing protein produces MLEALSVDAAASDALFGRPFRGRVHSVFAKTVNFTGPRGQLHCLAAEELDDAPGTIRVRHSEGLRLDSLGIKPGDEVATFGGGLAFGAVPLVAREVRPWSASLPAFPSVPAGRNLLAARLVVLKNEIVAAGYDGGLKAFIGGTVGTVMENRLAERAAALISTLVDGDLSDALAAGRRLIGLGTGLTPSGDDFLAGLMITFNMPAGPFGRRYREVAKKLAAGAETGTVSRAMLQYAARGRTRDGVVALLAAMTDPAARDIVAAVRRVLACGATSGTDLAAGIAAGLSTGLELAGEREE; encoded by the coding sequence TTGCTGGAGGCTCTCTCGGTCGACGCCGCGGCTAGCGACGCCCTGTTCGGGCGGCCTTTCCGCGGTCGCGTACATAGCGTATTCGCCAAAACGGTCAATTTCACCGGCCCGCGTGGGCAGCTTCATTGCCTGGCGGCCGAGGAACTCGACGATGCGCCGGGAACAATAAGGGTCCGGCATTCTGAGGGCCTGAGGCTCGACAGCCTCGGTATAAAGCCGGGCGACGAGGTCGCGACCTTCGGCGGCGGCCTGGCTTTTGGCGCGGTGCCGCTGGTTGCCCGTGAGGTGAGGCCATGGTCGGCGTCCCTGCCGGCGTTTCCGTCTGTACCGGCCGGGCGGAACCTCCTGGCGGCGCGCCTTGTCGTACTGAAGAACGAAATTGTCGCCGCTGGATATGACGGCGGTCTGAAGGCTTTTATCGGGGGGACGGTCGGCACCGTTATGGAAAACCGGCTGGCGGAGCGGGCGGCGGCGCTGATCAGCACTCTTGTTGACGGAGACCTTTCCGACGCCCTGGCTGCCGGAAGGAGGCTGATCGGCCTGGGAACCGGCCTGACGCCTTCCGGCGACGATTTCCTTGCCGGTCTGATGATTACTTTCAATATGCCGGCCGGTCCCTTCGGGCGACGTTACCGCGAGGTCGCGAAAAAACTTGCCGCCGGCGCGGAGACGGGAACGGTGAGCCGAGCCATGCTGCAATACGCCGCCCGCGGCCGCACCAGGGACGGAGTCGTGGCGCTCCTGGCAGCGATGACAGATCCGGCAGCCCGCGACATCGTAGCCGCCGTGCGGCGGGTGCTGGCCTGCGGGGCCACCTCCGGCACCGACCTTGCGGCAGGTATCGCCGCCGGCCTGTCTACGGGGCTGGAACTAGCCGGCGAAAGGGAGGAATGA
- a CDS encoding DUF896 domain-containing protein, protein MITPEVIARINELAKKQREAILTEEERAEQAKLRRLYIDNIKNQIKAALDDAVRQPHSDDCGCGCNHKH, encoded by the coding sequence GTGATTACTCCTGAAGTCATCGCCCGCATCAACGAGCTGGCCAAAAAACAGCGCGAGGCGATTCTAACCGAGGAAGAAAGAGCCGAGCAGGCTAAGCTCCGCCGTCTTTATATCGACAATATCAAAAACCAGATCAAGGCCGCGCTGGATGATGCTGTCAGGCAACCCCACTCCGACGACTGCGGCTGCGGATGTAACCATAAGCATTGA
- a CDS encoding xanthine dehydrogenase family protein subunit M encodes MFEYHEPQSLAEVTSFLAAHGEAARVLAGGTDLLVQMRKGRHQPRHLLNIKTVPGLDQIVVTEHCVEIGAAVTLHDGEKFLSSHPEYGVLCQAMHSVASCQIRNRATLAGNVCNASPAADTVPALAVLGASVKVHGSRGDRLVPVERFFTGPGRTVLLTGEVVSAIVLPRINGGGRGVFLRKARRPSLDLATANVAVHGAGANYRIALGAVGPTVIRVREAERLLARQGLTAPSAAEAARIARQAARPITDVRGSEEYRLELVAALTERALLTLAGEVRA; translated from the coding sequence ATGTTCGAATACCATGAGCCGCAATCGTTGGCCGAGGTCACTTCGTTCCTCGCCGCTCACGGGGAGGCGGCCCGGGTGCTGGCCGGCGGGACCGATCTTCTGGTGCAGATGCGCAAGGGTCGCCATCAGCCGCGCCACCTGCTGAATATCAAGACCGTGCCCGGGCTCGATCAGATTGTCGTCACCGAACACTGTGTGGAAATCGGCGCGGCCGTGACGCTGCACGACGGGGAAAAGTTTCTATCCTCTCACCCTGAATACGGGGTGCTTTGCCAGGCGATGCACAGCGTGGCCTCCTGCCAGATTCGCAACCGGGCTACCCTGGCCGGCAACGTCTGCAACGCCTCGCCTGCGGCCGATACTGTGCCTGCGCTGGCCGTGCTCGGCGCCAGTGTGAAAGTCCACGGCAGCCGCGGCGACCGCCTCGTGCCGGTGGAACGTTTCTTCACCGGCCCCGGACGCACCGTCCTGCTCACCGGCGAGGTGGTAAGCGCAATCGTGTTGCCGCGAATTAACGGCGGGGGAAGGGGCGTTTTCCTCCGCAAGGCCCGCCGCCCGTCGCTCGATCTGGCAACCGCCAACGTCGCCGTACACGGCGCGGGGGCCAACTACCGCATCGCCCTCGGTGCGGTGGGGCCGACCGTTATCCGCGTGCGCGAGGCCGAGCGTCTGCTTGCCCGCCAGGGCCTAACGGCGCCTTCGGCGGCCGAGGCGGCCCGCATCGCCAGGCAGGCGGCCCGGCCGATAACCGATGTGCGCGGTTCGGAAGAATACCGCCTCGAGCTCGTGGCCGCCCTGACCGAACGGGCGCTGCTGACCCTGGCCGGGGAGGTGAGGGCATGA
- a CDS encoding DUF1540 domain-containing protein, with amino-acid sequence MSTVNPLVKCSVDQCTHWMPGNQCMAAKIAIYNDEHGGASRSSAETQCKSFHAGKGVGDYVGALHNANVGGTVKAAFVEGTQITPSVECYVDNCQYWEKGNYCHASAIEVKGPYAAKTVDTDCETFKPR; translated from the coding sequence GTGTCAACAGTTAACCCTCTCGTCAAGTGCAGCGTCGACCAGTGTACGCACTGGATGCCGGGGAATCAGTGCATGGCGGCGAAAATCGCCATATACAACGACGAACACGGCGGAGCTTCACGCTCGTCGGCCGAAACCCAGTGTAAATCCTTCCATGCCGGCAAGGGGGTCGGTGACTACGTGGGAGCGTTGCACAACGCCAATGTGGGCGGGACGGTAAAGGCGGCCTTCGTCGAAGGCACCCAGATCACACCGTCGGTGGAATGTTATGTGGACAATTGCCAATACTGGGAAAAAGGCAACTACTGCCACGCGTCCGCCATTGAGGTCAAAGGACCTTATGCGGCCAAGACGGTAGACACCGATTGCGAGACCTTCAAACCGCGGTAG
- a CDS encoding (2Fe-2S)-binding protein translates to MKTITLKVNGREEKLTLAPHRTLLDVLREDLGLTGAKRGCEAGECGACTVILNGKPVNSCLVLAVELNGAEVLTVEGLGGPGALDPLQQAFIDHFALQCGYCTPGMLLMGKALLAQNPRPSEDEVKEYISGNLCRCTGYENIVKAIMAVAAGGEQDG, encoded by the coding sequence ATGAAGACGATAACTTTAAAAGTCAACGGCCGGGAGGAAAAATTGACCCTGGCTCCCCACCGGACACTGCTCGACGTATTGCGCGAGGACCTTGGCCTTACGGGCGCTAAGCGCGGCTGCGAAGCCGGGGAATGCGGCGCCTGCACCGTAATCTTGAACGGCAAGCCGGTCAACTCCTGTCTTGTGCTGGCCGTGGAACTCAATGGCGCCGAAGTGCTCACGGTTGAAGGCCTCGGCGGCCCCGGGGCGCTTGACCCGCTGCAACAGGCCTTTATCGACCATTTCGCCCTGCAGTGCGGTTACTGCACCCCGGGCATGCTTCTCATGGGCAAGGCGCTGCTGGCCCAAAATCCCCGCCCCAGCGAGGACGAGGTCAAGGAATACATAAGCGGCAACCTCTGTCGCTGCACGGGCTACGAGAATATCGTAAAAGCGATTATGGCCGTTGCCGCGGGAGGTGAGCAGGATGGCTGA
- the uraA gene encoding uracil permease translates to MERRIIQVDERLPLTQTIPLSLQHLFAMFGATVLVPFLFKVDPATSLLMNGVGTLVYLFFSNWRIPAYLGSSFAFIAPVFAVMAVPSLGGYAAAQGGFIMFGIFFVVVSFIIRVAGVRWLDVVFPPAAMGAIVAIIGLELAPVATEMAGLTGKLIEQLKIPYATAVTVSMFTLGVTILGSVLFRGFLSVIPVLIGVIAGYCLSLAMGIVDLGAVAKAPWFGIPTFYAPVFNISAILMIMPAFLVVLAEHIGHLVVTGNIVERDLVKDPGLHKSLLGDGISNILSGFAGATPNTTYGENIGVMAITKVFSTYVIAGAAIIAIAVSFIGKFSALIRSIPVPVMGGVCILLFGVIAAAGIRMLIERKVDYTKSKNLILTSVVLISGISGAAVKIGTVELKGMALGTIVAIVISLVFELFDQLGWTNDGEPSAPTIHVVDEQK, encoded by the coding sequence ATGGAAAGACGGATCATTCAAGTTGATGAACGATTGCCCCTCACTCAGACTATCCCGCTCAGTCTCCAGCACTTATTTGCCATGTTCGGCGCCACCGTTCTCGTCCCGTTCCTGTTCAAGGTCGACCCGGCAACCTCCCTGCTGATGAACGGCGTCGGCACCCTCGTCTATCTTTTCTTCTCCAACTGGCGCATCCCGGCCTACCTCGGCTCGAGCTTCGCTTTCATCGCCCCCGTATTCGCCGTCATGGCTGTGCCCAGCCTGGGCGGTTACGCAGCCGCGCAGGGCGGATTCATCATGTTCGGTATTTTCTTCGTCGTCGTTTCGTTTATAATCAGAGTCGCCGGCGTCCGCTGGCTGGATGTCGTCTTCCCGCCGGCCGCCATGGGCGCCATCGTAGCCATCATCGGCCTTGAGCTTGCGCCGGTGGCCACCGAAATGGCCGGCCTTACCGGCAAACTGATCGAGCAGCTCAAGATCCCCTATGCCACGGCCGTCACCGTTTCGATGTTCACCCTCGGCGTCACCATCCTCGGCTCGGTGCTCTTCCGCGGTTTCCTGTCCGTCATCCCCGTCCTTATCGGCGTTATCGCCGGCTACTGCCTGTCGCTGGCAATGGGCATCGTCGACCTGGGCGCGGTCGCCAAGGCCCCCTGGTTCGGCATCCCGACCTTCTACGCCCCGGTTTTCAATATCTCCGCTATCCTGATGATTATGCCTGCCTTCCTGGTCGTGCTTGCCGAGCACATCGGCCACCTTGTCGTCACCGGCAACATTGTTGAGCGCGATCTGGTCAAAGACCCCGGTCTCCACAAATCCCTCCTTGGCGACGGCATCTCCAACATTCTGTCCGGCTTCGCAGGCGCCACCCCCAACACCACCTACGGCGAGAACATCGGCGTCATGGCGATCACCAAGGTATTCAGCACCTACGTCATCGCCGGCGCGGCCATCATCGCCATCGCCGTATCCTTTATCGGCAAATTCTCGGCTCTCATCCGCAGCATCCCCGTGCCGGTCATGGGCGGCGTCTGCATCCTGCTGTTCGGCGTCATCGCCGCCGCCGGTATCCGCATGCTCATCGAACGGAAAGTCGACTACACCAAATCCAAAAACCTCATCCTCACCTCGGTCGTCCTCATCAGCGGTATCAGCGGCGCGGCCGTCAAAATAGGCACCGTCGAGCTCAAGGGCATGGCTCTCGGCACAATCGTCGCCATCGTCATCAGCCTGGTGTTTGAACTCTTCGACCAGTTGGGGTGGACCAACGACGGCGAACCCAGCGCTCCCACCATTCACGTAGTGGACGAACAGAAATAG